TGCCGTCGACGAGGAGCAGCCCGCGGCGGGCGGTGAGCACGCGGTGCTCCCAGCCGTCGGGCTGCGCGCCGGCGAGGGGGCTGCCGGTGGCGGAGAGGAAGTCGCGGGGGGCGGGGAGGCGCTGGCCGTGCCGGGTGAGGGTGCGCAGCGGCAGGACGAAGGGGACACGCCCTGCGAGGTAGTCCATGGAGTGTTCCGCGCCGGAGCCCGCGCGGGTGGCGGAGAGGGCGAGCCACTGCACGAGGGTGGTCTTGCCCGAGCCGGCGGCGCCGCGGAGCAGGACGCGCTCGTAGGCGGCGAGGGCCTGGTCGGCGGGGAGCACGGGGTCGGAGAGGGGGTCGGTGTCGTCGAAGGGGAACGGGGACGGGGCGGCCTGCGTCGAGGCGGCGGCCTCCAGCCGCAGATACGCCACGTCCAGCGGCCACTTCGCGGGCGAGTCGGCGAGATCGACGCCGTAGATGGTGAGCCTGCCGTGCTTCTTGGCGGCGTACGCGAAGTACTCGCGCTCGAAGGCCGCGTCCTGTGCGGCGGGGAGCGGCGTGCGGGCGATGAGGGCGTCGAGGCGGGCGATCTGGTCGGCCTGGCGGCGGGACTGCTCGACGAGGGTGCGGGCGACGAAGGTGGAGCGCTGGCTGAAGAAGTGCAGGATGTGCAGGCAGGCCGTGTCGAGGAGGGTGTCGTGGAAGGAGGCGGCGTCGGCGGAGAGTTCGCGTACGGGATCGCCGCCGCGCTGCGCCGCGGCGCGGCGGAGCCGGCGGGCGAGGGCTTCGGGGCCGAGCTGGACCGCCTGTACGTCGTCCAGGTCGAGGTCGCCGAGGGCGGTGAGGCTGCGGGCGAGCGCGCCGGCGACGGCTTCGGCCTCGCCGGCGGGGACGGGGGCGGGTTCGCCTCCGGGGCCGTCGAGGGCGCGGCGTACGAGCGTGCCGGCGAGCTTGCGCAGGCCGTCCTCGTCCAGCTCCCGGCGCTCGCCGCGGAACGACACCAGCGCTGCCATCCGCACCGGCCGCCCGGCGAGCCCCGCCCCGGGGCCCTCGCTGCGGAACAGCCGCCGGACGAGGGGCGCCACGACCGCGGACGCGAGCCTGGCGCCGACGGCTGCGGGTTCCATGGGGCAGACGATATAAGCGGGCGGTGACAGGTCACCGGCGGTGTTCGCCGAAGGTCCGGTTCGTTCGGCTATGTACACCCTCAGCATTATGAATTTCAGGAAGATGATGCTGGGTTCGGGTGGAGTTGATACGGACGGTAAGCCAATGTTCTGGTGGAGAACGGGGACAAGTCGCCGAACGTGACGTACGTACGGCTCAGTTGGTCCGGGAGTTCATATTGTGAGGTATCACGCTGCGGACAACACGGCGCGACAGGCTCCCCCGGTCGGTCTCGCGCTCCTCTCCGACCGGGAACGCGAGGTGCTCCTCCTGCTCGCCGACGGCCCGACCAATCGCCGGCTGGCGTCGCAACTGGGGGTGGCGGAGCGGACGGTCCGCGCCCATCTGACGAACATCTGCCGCAAGCTGAACGTGGAGTCCCGCGTCCAGGCCGCCCTGGTCGCCGACCGCCACCGCCGCGCCCTGATGCCGGCCGTGGCGGGCCCCGACCGGGTTGCCCCAAGAGGCAATGGCCGGGGGCGCCACGTTCGTGAATGATGAGGGCCAGTGCCCTCTGGGGCGCCGCGGAGGCGACCTGCCATCGTCGTACGCGGGCGCCGGCGGCACCCCTCGGACGGAGCGCTGGTGCGCTCGCTTCCCGGCCTCACGCGCACCAGCGACTCCGCTCCTCCGCCCTCTCCCCCCGGTTCCGCCCGCCCGCGCTCGCGGGGTGTGCCGGGGGCGTGGCTGTACCGGCTCCGGAGACCCCCACGGGTCAGGCCCTGTCGAGCATGCTGGAGCGGGCGATGAGATAGCCGAGTTGGGCGCGGCTGTCGCTGCCGAGGGCGGTGGACAGCTTGGCGATGTGCGCGCGGCAGGTGCGGACGTTCATGCCGAGGCGGCGGGCGATGGCCTCGTCGAGGTGGCCCTCGACGAGCAGCCTGGCGATGCTGCGCTGGACGCCGGTGATGCCTCCCCGGGTGTCGTGCTCGGGGGGCTGGCGGCCCCATGGGACGCCGAGTTCCCAGAAGTACTCGAAGATGGCGCGCAGGAACCAGACCAGGCCCGGGTGGCGGATCTCCATGGCCACCTCGCGGCTCGGCTGCGCGGGGAGGAAGGCGATGTCCCGGTCGACGATGAGGAGTCGCTCGGGCATGACCTCCAGGGTGCGTACCTCCAGCCCGGTGTCGCTCAGCTCGTCCAGGTAGGCGAGCTGACTCGGGTGGTGCCGGTACGTGTGGTTGTACAGGATCCGCTGTGTGACGCCGCGTTCGCTCATCCGCCGGACGCGGTGGGTGGTGGTGCGCATCGTCGCGGGGTTCCAGTTGGTCCGCCCGCTGGCCGGCTGGATGGCCAGGAACTGCTCCGTGCAGTCCTCCAGGGCCCGCGCGAGGGCGGCGTCGATCCGCTCCTTCCCCGTCCAGACGGTGAACGCGGAGGTGGCCGGGTCGTCCGGATCGAGCGACGTCAGCTTCTCGACCGTGTCGGCGAGCGCGGACACGAAAAGCCGGTACTCGCCCAGCTCTCTTTCAAGGGGCTCGACGAGCCCGGCGAGCGCCTGCGTCGGAGGCGTCGGCACCAGCCACTGGGTGTCGCCGGGCTCGGGCCGTAACAGGTCCAGGTCGAAGAGGCACGGCGCGGTCGCCGTGGCCTCGTGTGAGATGCGGCCGGAGCGCAGGGCCGAGGCGTAGAGCTTCCTCCCCGGGGCGCAGAGGCCGGTGGTGTGGTGGGGGTGGGACATGTCTCTCTCAGGTCTCGTCGAGGATGCCGGAGCGGGCGATGAGATAGCCCAGTTGTGCACGGCTGTTGCTGCCCAGTGCGGAAGCGAGCTTGGCGATGTGGGCGCGGCAGGTGCGGACGTTCATGCCGAGGCGGCGGGCGATGTTCTGGTCGAGGTGGCCCTCGACCAGCAGGCGGGCGATGCTGCGCTGGACACCGGTGATGCCCTCGTGGGTGGCGTCCGTGTAGGCGGCTTCCTCCAGGGGGGTGGCCAGTTGCCAGAACTGC
The Streptomyces sp. CNQ-509 DNA segment above includes these coding regions:
- a CDS encoding helix-turn-helix transcriptional regulator; this translates as MRYHAADNTARQAPPVGLALLSDREREVLLLLADGPTNRRLASQLGVAERTVRAHLTNICRKLNVESRVQAALVADRHRRALMPAVAGPDRVAPRGNGRGRHVRE